From one Asterias amurensis chromosome 14, ASM3211899v1 genomic stretch:
- the LOC139947532 gene encoding LYR motif-containing protein 2-like, whose translation MAASKIPQALTFKQFLLRQQVLSLYRDVHRALRRVPDDKDRVELRVWAREEFKRNKSQHEEMAIRMLLTQGKRTLREIESTVTLAR comes from the exons ATGGCAGCCTCCAAGATACCACAAGCTTTGACGTTCAAGCAG TTTCTACTGAGGCAACAAGTTTTGAGTCTATACCGGGATGTACATCGAGCATTGAGAAGAGTTCCTGATGACAAAGATAGAGTGGAACTAAGAGTATGGGCCAGGGAGGAATTCAAAAGAAATAAGAGCCAACATGAAGAG ATGGCAATCAGAATGTTACTGACCCAAGGGAAGAGGACGCTTAGAGAGATAGAGAGCACAGTGACCCTGGCTAGGTGA
- the LOC139947615 gene encoding trafficking protein particle complex subunit 3-like encodes MSRQSGRSSDPRKVSQELFTLTYGSLVSQLVKDYESDEEVNKQLDKMGYNIGIRLVEDFLARSGERRCNDFRETADIIAKSGFKMFLGITPTVSNWSAAGDEFSLVLDNNPLTDFVELPEERSQLNYSNILCGVIRGALETVQMDVNVRFVQDILKGDNQTEIKVKFIKRLEDAVPAGEE; translated from the exons ATGTCAAGACAAAGCGGTCGTTCTAGTGATCCAAGAAAAGTG agcCAAGAGCTGTTTACGCTGACATATGGATCCCTGGTCTCTCAGCTGGTCAAAGATTATGAAAGTGACGAGGAAGTCAACAAACAGCTGGACAAAAT GGGTTATAATATAGGAATTCGTCTGGTGGAGGACTTCTTAGCTCGTTCAGGGGAGAGAAGGTGCAATGACTTTAGAGAAACAGCTGATATAATAGCAAAG TCTGGCTTCAAAATGTTCTTGGGTATCACTCCTACAGTATCCAACTGGAGTGCAGCAGGGGATGAGTTCTCTCTAGTACTCGATAATAATCCACTGACTGACTTTGTAGAACTACCAGAAGAACGTAGCCAACTCAACTATTCCAatatcctgtgtggagtcatcaGGGGAGCTTTAGAAACA GTCCAGATGGATGTCAATGTTCGATTTGTTCAAGATATCCTCAAGGGAGACAACCAGACAGAAATCAAAGTCAAGTTTATCAAGAGGTTAGAAGACGCTGTGCCGGCTGGAGAGGAGTGA